A genomic region of Phocoena sinus isolate mPhoSin1 chromosome 18, mPhoSin1.pri, whole genome shotgun sequence contains the following coding sequences:
- the TEX29 gene encoding testis-expressed protein 29, with amino-acid sequence MRYAPEFKKSPSHLPKTFAVCDIPLYDICDYSVTRDRCKELGCCFYKGVCYEKAVPTYVQVFSALIVIAAGDFIVTIIYRVVQESRREKEVPTEVPLSSMSSAQVEVVPSGERPAGSKAPSTEPSHKSAESGREGALAVPEDEETED; translated from the exons ATGAGATACGCTCCAGAATTCAAGAAGTCCCCCTCGCACCTCCCGAAGACATTTGCAG TGTGCGACATCCCTCTGTACGACATATGTGACTACAGCGTCACCAGAGATCGGTGCAAGGAACTCGGGTGCTGCTTTTATAAAGGCGTCTGCTATGAGAAGGCGGTTCCCA CTTATGTGCAAGTGTTTTCCGCCTTGATCGTGATCGCTGCCGGGGACTTCATCGTCACCATTATTTACAG AGTTGTCCAAGAGagtaggagagaaaaggaagtcCCTACAGAGGTACCTTTGTCCTCCATGTCCAGCGCTCAAGTGGAAGTGGTGCCCTCGGGCGAGCGGCCGGCGGGGTCGAAGGCCCCGAGCACAGAGCCGTCACACAAGAGCGCGGAGAGCGGTAGGGAGGGCG CACTGGCCGTACCGGAAGACGAAGAAACTGAGGACTGA